In Phycisphaerae bacterium, the following proteins share a genomic window:
- a CDS encoding cellulase family glycosylhydrolase has translation MPASCRFAAGILALMLMDPFLVPTRAENRGFVRRDGTHFVLNGRRIYVAGTNSYYQMIHRRTGHAGADEVLDEMQARSLTVLRTWAFQDQVEKAGCLQCAPARRLGPNERPVDFIDPATLVALDQTLAEADLRAIRVVLTLVNNWEDYGGMNRYTLWRFGAVNHDAFYSDATIRTWFKELAALLVNRVNTVNGRTYRDDPTIFAWQLTNEARCSSAASATLNAWMGEMSAYIKSLDPNHMVSTGIEGFYGQGHADRNTDSWMSVYGQDFIDNHQHATIDYATCHIWPQNWGWDPIGSTSAAMTKAERYLQQRMDDARDVLGKPLMMDEFGIPRDNFGTGTSGGPTTVREQFFRDLYYQTCAGSAAGGGAFAGTALWMILDDPTASWDDGNGVFLPQDAALDAIITSHAQYLAGLADPDLNYDGNVDSEDVNIFRACLTGPASGPPVGDCDGADLDHDGDVDQSDFGGLQASLGS, from the coding sequence ATGCCGGCGAGTTGTCGCTTCGCGGCGGGCATCCTGGCCTTAATGCTCATGGATCCCTTCCTGGTTCCAACTCGGGCGGAGAACCGCGGTTTCGTCCGCCGTGACGGCACTCATTTCGTGCTCAACGGGCGGCGGATCTACGTGGCGGGCACGAACAGCTACTACCAGATGATCCATCGCCGCACCGGTCATGCCGGCGCTGACGAAGTGCTTGACGAGATGCAGGCGCGCTCACTGACCGTGCTGCGAACGTGGGCTTTTCAGGACCAGGTTGAGAAGGCAGGCTGCCTGCAGTGTGCGCCTGCCCGACGACTCGGCCCAAACGAACGGCCGGTCGATTTCATCGATCCGGCGACGCTGGTTGCCCTCGATCAGACGCTGGCCGAGGCGGACTTGCGCGCAATCCGCGTGGTGCTTACCCTGGTCAACAACTGGGAAGACTACGGCGGGATGAATCGATACACCCTCTGGCGGTTCGGAGCGGTAAACCACGATGCTTTCTACTCCGACGCGACCATCCGCACCTGGTTCAAGGAACTGGCTGCCTTGCTGGTCAACCGCGTGAACACGGTTAACGGGCGGACCTATCGCGATGACCCGACCATCTTCGCCTGGCAGTTGACCAACGAGGCCCGTTGCAGCTCCGCCGCTTCGGCCACGCTGAACGCCTGGATGGGCGAGATGAGCGCTTATATCAAGAGCCTGGATCCCAACCACATGGTGAGCACCGGCATCGAGGGTTTTTACGGGCAAGGGCACGCGGACCGCAATACCGACAGTTGGATGTCGGTCTACGGGCAGGATTTTATCGACAACCACCAGCACGCAACCATCGATTATGCGACCTGTCACATCTGGCCTCAGAACTGGGGCTGGGACCCGATCGGCAGCACCTCTGCGGCTATGACGAAGGCTGAGCGGTATCTCCAGCAGCGCATGGATGATGCCCGCGATGTTTTGGGCAAACCGCTGATGATGGACGAATTCGGGATTCCTCGCGACAACTTCGGCACAGGAACCAGCGGCGGGCCGACAACCGTGCGGGAGCAGTTCTTCCGCGACCTGTATTACCAGACCTGTGCCGGCTCCGCGGCAGGCGGCGGAGCCTTTGCCGGAACCGCGCTGTGGATGATCCTCGACGACCCCACGGCCTCGTGGGATGACGGCAACGGAGTGTTCCTGCCTCAGGACGCCGCTCTAGACGCGATCATCACCTCGCATGCTCAATACCTGGCCGGTTTGGCGGACCCCGATCTGAACTACGACGGCAATGTTGACTCGGAGGACGTCAATATCTTCCGCGCCTGCCTGACGGGACCGGCCAGCGGTCCGCCGGTGGGCGACTGCGACGGCGCCGATCTCGACCATGACGGCGACGTGGATCAATCCGACTTCGGCGGTCTCCAGGCATCACTTGGATCCT